The following are encoded together in the Bubalus kerabau isolate K-KA32 ecotype Philippines breed swamp buffalo chromosome 3, PCC_UOA_SB_1v2, whole genome shotgun sequence genome:
- the LOC129645657 gene encoding putative olfactory receptor 2W6, translating to MGTSNGSSTTDFILLGFSDRPQLEHIISVVVFIFYIITLVGNTTIILVSYLDTQLHTPMYFFLSNLSFVDLCYTTSIIPQMLVNLWGPKKSITYGGCVLQFFFALDMGATECLLLAVMAYDRYAAVCQPLHYTVIMHPELCQKMVLIAWLGGFGSALTVCSLTLKLPRCGHREVDNFFCEMPALIKMACVYSKVIEVIVFALGVVILLVPLSLILISYGVITQAVMRIKSAARWQKILNTCGSHLTVVSLFYGTIIYMYLKPQTSTSQDEGKFLTLFYTIVTPSLNPLIYTLRNKDVKSAIKRIIWIQKKWPAKS from the coding sequence ATGGGAACCAGCAATGGAAGTTCCACAACAGACTTCATCCTGCTGGGCTTTTCTGATCGGCCCCAATTGGAACACATCATCTCTGTGGTTGTCTTCATCTTCTATATTATAACACTGGTAGGAAACACAACGATCATTCTTGTATCTTACCTAGACACCCAGCTCCATACGCCCATGTATTTCTTCTTATCCAATTTGTCTTTTGTGGACCTCTGTTACACAACTAGCATTATCCCCCAGATGCTGGTAAATCTATGGGGTCCAAAAAAGTCTATTACATATGGAGGGTGTGTGCTCCAGTTCTTCTTTGCCCTTGACATGGGAGCCACAGAATGTCTTCTCTTGGCTGTAATGGCTTATGACCGCTATGCTGCTGTCTGTCAACCTCTTCACTACACAGTAATAATGCACCCTGAGCTTTGCCAAAAGATGGTGTTGATTGCCTGGTTAGGTGGTTTTGGCAGTGCCTTAACTGTTTGCTCTTTGACTTTGAAGTTGCCAAGATGTGGGCACCGGGAGGTGGATAACTTTTTCTGTGAGATGCCAGCATTGATCAAGATGGCTTGTGTCTATTCAAAAGTAATTGAAGTTATTGTCTTTGCTCTTGGAGTAGTAATTCTTCTGGTGCCTCTGTCACTAATTCTCATCTCATATGGAGTCATCACTCAAGCTGTCATGAGAATCAAGTCAGCAGCAAGGTGGCAAAAGATCCTTAAtacatgtggttcccacctcacAGTAGTATCTCTGTTTTATGGAACAATCATTTATATGTACTTGAAGCCGCAAACTAGTACCTCGCAAGATGAGGGGAAGTTCCTTACTCTCTTTTACACAATTGTCACACCCAGCCTTAACCCTCTGATATACACTTTAAGAAACAAAGATGTAAAAAGTGCAATAAAGAGAATAATCTGGATTCAAAAAAAATGGCCAGCAAAGTCATGA